A genomic window from Osmia bicornis bicornis chromosome 6, iOsmBic2.1, whole genome shotgun sequence includes:
- the LOC114874917 gene encoding sodium/hydrogen exchanger 7 isoform X9, whose product MAVKGRTRIFLLLIFGIFLLNSCNGAATDIELDAKAQLLHRLDSLNLLLYTFLLILTVLTIWTFKHRRLRFLHETGLAVIYGLIIGAIIRYGFTTSSTILHMPVVPDNSSKYNQSVPPDTLWLRFPEDKGGGVIKNKTFAYSFRGEIYKQDNEIDLKATFDPEIFFNIILPPIIFHAGYSLKRKYFFRNLGAILMYALIGTSISAFVIGALMYAFVQLIPHLSASFTFLDTLYFGALISPTDPLTIISIFNDLHVDVNLYALVFGESVLNDAVAIVLSGAIQNYGERYQSGSGGFETVAFFQAFGDFVGIFSLSLFIGATMGCITALLTKFTRVRDFPLLESALFVLMSYSTFLIAEASDLTGVVAVLFCGICQAHYTYNNLSPDSRQRTKQLFELLNFLAENFIFSYIGVSMFTFPKHHFDPGFIFAGFLCALLGRAANVYPLSFILNLARKPKISLNYQHMLFFAGLRGAMSFALAIRNTVSDARQAMLTTTSLIVILTVIFQGGATTQFLSWFNIPVGVDEEIEGLSHNGMRSSGGEGGFGDLDMHRERSPPYNSMQDGSVPGGGIKPNEKALLARIWGDFDTRYMKPFLTHSRPTLLETLPVCCGPLARILTTTQQMTQDEAVRKADSDSDFCLEDRELERRRTSVQPV is encoded by the exons ATGGCAGTGAAAGGTCGTACACGAATTTTTCTCCTATTAATTTTCGGTATTTTCCTGTTAAATTCGTGTAACGGAGCTGCGACAGACATTGAATTAGACGCAAAAGCACAGTTATTACATAGACTTGATAGTTTAAATCTtttgttatatacatttttactGATATTAACTGTTTTGACAATATGGACATTTAAGCATCGTCGACTTAGGTTCCTCCATGAAACTGGTTTAGCTGTCATTTATG GTTTAATTATAGGAGCTATAATTCGTTATGGCTTTACAACAAGTAGTACCATTCTCCACATGCCTGTTGTACCAGACAACAGTAGTAAATACAATCAATCAGTTCCTCCAGATACGTTATGGTTACGTTTTCCAGAAGATAAAGGAGGTGGCGTTATTAAGAATAAAACATTTGCTTATTCATTCAGAGGAGAAATTTATAAGCAGGATAATGAAATTGATTTGAag gCTACTTTTGATCCcgagatattttttaatatcattttacCACCAATAATTTTTCATGCTGGCTATAGTTTAAAACGT AAATACTTCTTTAGAAACTTAGGAGCAATTCTTATGTATGCTTTAATCGGAACATCTATATCAGCATTTGTTATTgg AGCTTTGATGTATGCCTTTGTACAATTAATACCGCATCTTTCTGCTTCATTTACATTTTTGGATACTTTATATTTTGGTGCATTAATATCTCCTACGGATCCACTGACAATAATTTcgatttttaatgatttacaCGTAGACGTGAACTTATATGCTTTAGTATTTGGAGAAAGTGtgttaaatgatgcagttgcAATTGTACTTAGTGG TGCTATACAGAATTATGGCGAACGTTATCAATCAGGTTCAGGTGGTTTTGAAACTGTAGCATTTTTCCAAGCATTTGGCGATTTTGTTGGAATATTTAGTTTATCCTTATTTATCGGTGCTACAATGGGATGTATCACCGCATTATTAACTAAATTCACTAGGGTCAGAGATTTTCCTCTTCTAGAATCAGCATTATTTGTTTTAATGTCTTACAGTACATTCTTAATTGCTGAAGCATCCGATCTGACAG GTGTAGTTGCTGTCTTGTTTTGTGGAATTTGTCAAGCACATTATACGTACAATAACTTAAGTCCAGATTCTCGTCAACGAACGAAACAGCTGTTCGAACTTTTGAACTTTTTAgctgaaaattttatattcagTTATATTGGCGTTTCAATGTTTACTTTCCCAAAGCATCATTTTGATCCAGGATTCATTTTTGCTGGATTT CTCTGTGCGTTATTGGGTCGCGCAGCTAATGTATATCCGTTatcttttatattaaatttggcGCGAAAACCGAAGATATCGTTAAATTATCAGCACATGTTATTTTTCGCTGGCTTACGAGGAGCTATGAGTTTCGCTTTGGCTATCAGAAATACTGTGTCCGATGCACGACAAGCTATGTTAACAACGACAAgtttaattgttattttaacAGTTATCTTTCAAGGTGGAGCAACGACACAGTTTTTAAGTTGGTTTAACATACC AGTTGGCGTTGACGAGGAAATAGAAGGATTATCGCATAATGGAATGCGTAGT TCTGGTGGCGAAGGTGGCTTTGGAGATCTGGACATGCATAGGGAAAGAAGTCCTCCG TATAATTCTATGCAGGATGGATCAGTACCAGGCGGTGGAATAAAACCTAATGAAAAAGCATTACTTGCCAGAATCTGGGGTGATTTTGATACTCGCTACATGAAACCATTTTTGACCCACTCCAGGCCTACATTGTTGGAAACATTACCAGTTTGTTGTGGTCCTTTAGCTAGGATTCTTACAACGACACAGCAAATGACACAG GATGAAGCAGTTAGAAAAGCAGATTCAGATTCAGATTTTTGTCTCGAAGATCGTGAACTAGAGCGACGAAGGACTAGTGTTCAACCG GTTTGA
- the LOC114874917 gene encoding sodium/hydrogen exchanger 7 isoform X6: MAVKGRTRIFLLLIFGIFLLNSCNGAATDIELDAKAQLLHRLDSLNLLLYTFLLILTVLTIWTFKHRRLRFLHETGLAVIYGLIIGAIIRYGFTTSSTILHMPVVPDNSSKYNQSVPPDTLWLRFPEDKGGGVIKNKTFAYSFRGEIYKQDNEIDLKATFDPEIFFNIILPPIIFHAGYSLKRKYFFRNLGAILMYALIGTSISAFVIGALMYAFVQLIPHLSASFTFLDTLYFGALISPTDPLTIISIFNDLHVDVNLYALVFGESVLNDAVAIVLSGAIQNYGERYQSGSGGFETVAFFQAFGDFVGIFSLSLFIGATMGCITALLTKFTRVRDFPLLESALFVLMSYSTFLIAEASDLTGVVAVLFCGICQAHYTYNNLSPDSRQRTKQLFELLNFLAENFIFSYIGVSMFTFPKHHFDPGFIFAGFLCALLGRAANVYPLSFILNLARKPKISLNYQHMLFFAGLRGAMSFALAIRNTVSDARQAMLTTTSLIVILTVIFQGGATTQFLSWFNIPVGVDEEIEGLSHNGMRSYNSMQDGSVPGGGIKPNEKALLARIWGDFDTRYMKPFLTHSRPTLLETLPVCCGPLARILTTTQQMTQDEAVRKADSDSDFCLEDRELERRRTSVQPLGTVMGEVSPGPLPLHTRVALPGLVGRHL; encoded by the exons ATGGCAGTGAAAGGTCGTACACGAATTTTTCTCCTATTAATTTTCGGTATTTTCCTGTTAAATTCGTGTAACGGAGCTGCGACAGACATTGAATTAGACGCAAAAGCACAGTTATTACATAGACTTGATAGTTTAAATCTtttgttatatacatttttactGATATTAACTGTTTTGACAATATGGACATTTAAGCATCGTCGACTTAGGTTCCTCCATGAAACTGGTTTAGCTGTCATTTATG GTTTAATTATAGGAGCTATAATTCGTTATGGCTTTACAACAAGTAGTACCATTCTCCACATGCCTGTTGTACCAGACAACAGTAGTAAATACAATCAATCAGTTCCTCCAGATACGTTATGGTTACGTTTTCCAGAAGATAAAGGAGGTGGCGTTATTAAGAATAAAACATTTGCTTATTCATTCAGAGGAGAAATTTATAAGCAGGATAATGAAATTGATTTGAag gCTACTTTTGATCCcgagatattttttaatatcattttacCACCAATAATTTTTCATGCTGGCTATAGTTTAAAACGT AAATACTTCTTTAGAAACTTAGGAGCAATTCTTATGTATGCTTTAATCGGAACATCTATATCAGCATTTGTTATTgg AGCTTTGATGTATGCCTTTGTACAATTAATACCGCATCTTTCTGCTTCATTTACATTTTTGGATACTTTATATTTTGGTGCATTAATATCTCCTACGGATCCACTGACAATAATTTcgatttttaatgatttacaCGTAGACGTGAACTTATATGCTTTAGTATTTGGAGAAAGTGtgttaaatgatgcagttgcAATTGTACTTAGTGG TGCTATACAGAATTATGGCGAACGTTATCAATCAGGTTCAGGTGGTTTTGAAACTGTAGCATTTTTCCAAGCATTTGGCGATTTTGTTGGAATATTTAGTTTATCCTTATTTATCGGTGCTACAATGGGATGTATCACCGCATTATTAACTAAATTCACTAGGGTCAGAGATTTTCCTCTTCTAGAATCAGCATTATTTGTTTTAATGTCTTACAGTACATTCTTAATTGCTGAAGCATCCGATCTGACAG GTGTAGTTGCTGTCTTGTTTTGTGGAATTTGTCAAGCACATTATACGTACAATAACTTAAGTCCAGATTCTCGTCAACGAACGAAACAGCTGTTCGAACTTTTGAACTTTTTAgctgaaaattttatattcagTTATATTGGCGTTTCAATGTTTACTTTCCCAAAGCATCATTTTGATCCAGGATTCATTTTTGCTGGATTT CTCTGTGCGTTATTGGGTCGCGCAGCTAATGTATATCCGTTatcttttatattaaatttggcGCGAAAACCGAAGATATCGTTAAATTATCAGCACATGTTATTTTTCGCTGGCTTACGAGGAGCTATGAGTTTCGCTTTGGCTATCAGAAATACTGTGTCCGATGCACGACAAGCTATGTTAACAACGACAAgtttaattgttattttaacAGTTATCTTTCAAGGTGGAGCAACGACACAGTTTTTAAGTTGGTTTAACATACC AGTTGGCGTTGACGAGGAAATAGAAGGATTATCGCATAATGGAATGCGTAGT TATAATTCTATGCAGGATGGATCAGTACCAGGCGGTGGAATAAAACCTAATGAAAAAGCATTACTTGCCAGAATCTGGGGTGATTTTGATACTCGCTACATGAAACCATTTTTGACCCACTCCAGGCCTACATTGTTGGAAACATTACCAGTTTGTTGTGGTCCTTTAGCTAGGATTCTTACAACGACACAGCAAATGACACAG GATGAAGCAGTTAGAAAAGCAGATTCAGATTCAGATTTTTGTCTCGAAGATCGTGAACTAGAGCGACGAAGGACTAGTGTTCAACCG CTGGGAACTGTGATGGGAGAAGTTAGTCCGGGACCACTACCATTGCACACACGCGTCGCCTTGCCAGGTTTGGTCGGCAGACATTTATAA
- the LOC114874917 gene encoding sodium/hydrogen exchanger 7 isoform X5, translating to MAVKGRTRIFLLLIFGIFLLNSCNGAATDIELDAKAQLLHRLDSLNLLLYTFLLILTVLTIWTFKHRRLRFLHETGLAVIYGLIIGAIIRYGFTTSSTILHMPVVPDNSSKYNQSVPPDTLWLRFPEDKGGGVIKNKTFAYSFRGEIYKQDNEIDLKATFDPEIFFNIILPPIIFHAGYSLKRKYFFRNLGAILMYALIGTSISAFVIGALMYAFVQLIPHLSASFTFLDTLYFGALISPTDPLTIISIFNDLHVDVNLYALVFGESVLNDAVAIVLSGAIQNYGERYQSGSGGFETVAFFQAFGDFVGIFSLSLFIGATMGCITALLTKFTRVRDFPLLESALFVLMSYSTFLIAEASDLTGVVAVLFCGICQAHYTYNNLSPDSRQRTKQLFELLNFLAENFIFSYIGVSMFTFPKHHFDPGFIFAGFLCALLGRAANVYPLSFILNLARKPKISLNYQHMLFFAGLRGAMSFALAIRNTVSDARQAMLTTTSLIVILTVIFQGGATTQFLSWFNIPVGVDEEIEGLSHNGMRSSGGEGGFGDLDMHRERSPPYNSMQDGSVPGGGIKPNEKALLARIWGDFDTRYMKPFLTHSRPTLLETLPVCCGPLARILTTTQQMTQDEAVRKADSDSDFCLEDRELERRRTSVQPTHIRSSPNRMHL from the exons ATGGCAGTGAAAGGTCGTACACGAATTTTTCTCCTATTAATTTTCGGTATTTTCCTGTTAAATTCGTGTAACGGAGCTGCGACAGACATTGAATTAGACGCAAAAGCACAGTTATTACATAGACTTGATAGTTTAAATCTtttgttatatacatttttactGATATTAACTGTTTTGACAATATGGACATTTAAGCATCGTCGACTTAGGTTCCTCCATGAAACTGGTTTAGCTGTCATTTATG GTTTAATTATAGGAGCTATAATTCGTTATGGCTTTACAACAAGTAGTACCATTCTCCACATGCCTGTTGTACCAGACAACAGTAGTAAATACAATCAATCAGTTCCTCCAGATACGTTATGGTTACGTTTTCCAGAAGATAAAGGAGGTGGCGTTATTAAGAATAAAACATTTGCTTATTCATTCAGAGGAGAAATTTATAAGCAGGATAATGAAATTGATTTGAag gCTACTTTTGATCCcgagatattttttaatatcattttacCACCAATAATTTTTCATGCTGGCTATAGTTTAAAACGT AAATACTTCTTTAGAAACTTAGGAGCAATTCTTATGTATGCTTTAATCGGAACATCTATATCAGCATTTGTTATTgg AGCTTTGATGTATGCCTTTGTACAATTAATACCGCATCTTTCTGCTTCATTTACATTTTTGGATACTTTATATTTTGGTGCATTAATATCTCCTACGGATCCACTGACAATAATTTcgatttttaatgatttacaCGTAGACGTGAACTTATATGCTTTAGTATTTGGAGAAAGTGtgttaaatgatgcagttgcAATTGTACTTAGTGG TGCTATACAGAATTATGGCGAACGTTATCAATCAGGTTCAGGTGGTTTTGAAACTGTAGCATTTTTCCAAGCATTTGGCGATTTTGTTGGAATATTTAGTTTATCCTTATTTATCGGTGCTACAATGGGATGTATCACCGCATTATTAACTAAATTCACTAGGGTCAGAGATTTTCCTCTTCTAGAATCAGCATTATTTGTTTTAATGTCTTACAGTACATTCTTAATTGCTGAAGCATCCGATCTGACAG GTGTAGTTGCTGTCTTGTTTTGTGGAATTTGTCAAGCACATTATACGTACAATAACTTAAGTCCAGATTCTCGTCAACGAACGAAACAGCTGTTCGAACTTTTGAACTTTTTAgctgaaaattttatattcagTTATATTGGCGTTTCAATGTTTACTTTCCCAAAGCATCATTTTGATCCAGGATTCATTTTTGCTGGATTT CTCTGTGCGTTATTGGGTCGCGCAGCTAATGTATATCCGTTatcttttatattaaatttggcGCGAAAACCGAAGATATCGTTAAATTATCAGCACATGTTATTTTTCGCTGGCTTACGAGGAGCTATGAGTTTCGCTTTGGCTATCAGAAATACTGTGTCCGATGCACGACAAGCTATGTTAACAACGACAAgtttaattgttattttaacAGTTATCTTTCAAGGTGGAGCAACGACACAGTTTTTAAGTTGGTTTAACATACC AGTTGGCGTTGACGAGGAAATAGAAGGATTATCGCATAATGGAATGCGTAGT TCTGGTGGCGAAGGTGGCTTTGGAGATCTGGACATGCATAGGGAAAGAAGTCCTCCG TATAATTCTATGCAGGATGGATCAGTACCAGGCGGTGGAATAAAACCTAATGAAAAAGCATTACTTGCCAGAATCTGGGGTGATTTTGATACTCGCTACATGAAACCATTTTTGACCCACTCCAGGCCTACATTGTTGGAAACATTACCAGTTTGTTGTGGTCCTTTAGCTAGGATTCTTACAACGACACAGCAAATGACACAG GATGAAGCAGTTAGAAAAGCAGATTCAGATTCAGATTTTTGTCTCGAAGATCGTGAACTAGAGCGACGAAGGACTAGTGTTCAACCG ACGCATATAAGGAGCTCTCCAAACAGAATGCATTTGTAA
- the LOC114874917 gene encoding sodium/hydrogen exchanger 7 isoform X3, whose protein sequence is MAVKGRTRIFLLLIFGIFLLNSCNGAATDIELDAKAQLLHRLDSLNLLLYTFLLILTVLTIWTFKHRRLRFLHETGLAVIYGLIIGAIIRYGFTTSSTILHMPVVPDNSSKYNQSVPPDTLWLRFPEDKGGGVIKNKTFAYSFRGEIYKQDNEIDLKATFDPEIFFNIILPPIIFHAGYSLKRKYFFRNLGAILMYALIGTSISAFVIGALMYAFVQLIPHLSASFTFLDTLYFGALISPTDPLTIISIFNDLHVDVNLYALVFGESVLNDAVAIVLSGAIQNYGERYQSGSGGFETVAFFQAFGDFVGIFSLSLFIGATMGCITALLTKFTRVRDFPLLESALFVLMSYSTFLIAEASDLTGVVAVLFCGICQAHYTYNNLSPDSRQRTKQLFELLNFLAENFIFSYIGVSMFTFPKHHFDPGFIFAGFLCALLGRAANVYPLSFILNLARKPKISLNYQHMLFFAGLRGAMSFALAIRNTVSDARQAMLTTTSLIVILTVIFQGGATTQFLSWFNIPVGVDEEIEGLSHNGMRSSGGEGGFGDLDMHRERSPPYNSMQDGSVPGGGIKPNEKALLARIWGDFDTRYMKPFLTHSRPTLLETLPVCCGPLARILTTTQQMTQDEAVRKADSDSDFCLEDRELERRRTSVQPRKRNDDDDDEDLRIIGMDGFIPLRTL, encoded by the exons ATGGCAGTGAAAGGTCGTACACGAATTTTTCTCCTATTAATTTTCGGTATTTTCCTGTTAAATTCGTGTAACGGAGCTGCGACAGACATTGAATTAGACGCAAAAGCACAGTTATTACATAGACTTGATAGTTTAAATCTtttgttatatacatttttactGATATTAACTGTTTTGACAATATGGACATTTAAGCATCGTCGACTTAGGTTCCTCCATGAAACTGGTTTAGCTGTCATTTATG GTTTAATTATAGGAGCTATAATTCGTTATGGCTTTACAACAAGTAGTACCATTCTCCACATGCCTGTTGTACCAGACAACAGTAGTAAATACAATCAATCAGTTCCTCCAGATACGTTATGGTTACGTTTTCCAGAAGATAAAGGAGGTGGCGTTATTAAGAATAAAACATTTGCTTATTCATTCAGAGGAGAAATTTATAAGCAGGATAATGAAATTGATTTGAag gCTACTTTTGATCCcgagatattttttaatatcattttacCACCAATAATTTTTCATGCTGGCTATAGTTTAAAACGT AAATACTTCTTTAGAAACTTAGGAGCAATTCTTATGTATGCTTTAATCGGAACATCTATATCAGCATTTGTTATTgg AGCTTTGATGTATGCCTTTGTACAATTAATACCGCATCTTTCTGCTTCATTTACATTTTTGGATACTTTATATTTTGGTGCATTAATATCTCCTACGGATCCACTGACAATAATTTcgatttttaatgatttacaCGTAGACGTGAACTTATATGCTTTAGTATTTGGAGAAAGTGtgttaaatgatgcagttgcAATTGTACTTAGTGG TGCTATACAGAATTATGGCGAACGTTATCAATCAGGTTCAGGTGGTTTTGAAACTGTAGCATTTTTCCAAGCATTTGGCGATTTTGTTGGAATATTTAGTTTATCCTTATTTATCGGTGCTACAATGGGATGTATCACCGCATTATTAACTAAATTCACTAGGGTCAGAGATTTTCCTCTTCTAGAATCAGCATTATTTGTTTTAATGTCTTACAGTACATTCTTAATTGCTGAAGCATCCGATCTGACAG GTGTAGTTGCTGTCTTGTTTTGTGGAATTTGTCAAGCACATTATACGTACAATAACTTAAGTCCAGATTCTCGTCAACGAACGAAACAGCTGTTCGAACTTTTGAACTTTTTAgctgaaaattttatattcagTTATATTGGCGTTTCAATGTTTACTTTCCCAAAGCATCATTTTGATCCAGGATTCATTTTTGCTGGATTT CTCTGTGCGTTATTGGGTCGCGCAGCTAATGTATATCCGTTatcttttatattaaatttggcGCGAAAACCGAAGATATCGTTAAATTATCAGCACATGTTATTTTTCGCTGGCTTACGAGGAGCTATGAGTTTCGCTTTGGCTATCAGAAATACTGTGTCCGATGCACGACAAGCTATGTTAACAACGACAAgtttaattgttattttaacAGTTATCTTTCAAGGTGGAGCAACGACACAGTTTTTAAGTTGGTTTAACATACC AGTTGGCGTTGACGAGGAAATAGAAGGATTATCGCATAATGGAATGCGTAGT TCTGGTGGCGAAGGTGGCTTTGGAGATCTGGACATGCATAGGGAAAGAAGTCCTCCG TATAATTCTATGCAGGATGGATCAGTACCAGGCGGTGGAATAAAACCTAATGAAAAAGCATTACTTGCCAGAATCTGGGGTGATTTTGATACTCGCTACATGAAACCATTTTTGACCCACTCCAGGCCTACATTGTTGGAAACATTACCAGTTTGTTGTGGTCCTTTAGCTAGGATTCTTACAACGACACAGCAAATGACACAG GATGAAGCAGTTAGAAAAGCAGATTCAGATTCAGATTTTTGTCTCGAAGATCGTGAACTAGAGCGACGAAGGACTAGTGTTCAACCG agaaaaagaaatgatgatgatgatgatgaagaCCTAAGAATCATTGGAATGGATGGATTTATTCCATTAAGAACATTGTAA
- the LOC114874917 gene encoding sodium/hydrogen exchanger 7 isoform X1: MAVKGRTRIFLLLIFGIFLLNSCNGAATDIELDAKAQLLHRLDSLNLLLYTFLLILTVLTIWTFKHRRLRFLHETGLAVIYGLIIGAIIRYGFTTSSTILHMPVVPDNSSKYNQSVPPDTLWLRFPEDKGGGVIKNKTFAYSFRGEIYKQDNEIDLKATFDPEIFFNIILPPIIFHAGYSLKRKYFFRNLGAILMYALIGTSISAFVIGALMYAFVQLIPHLSASFTFLDTLYFGALISPTDPLTIISIFNDLHVDVNLYALVFGESVLNDAVAIVLSGAIQNYGERYQSGSGGFETVAFFQAFGDFVGIFSLSLFIGATMGCITALLTKFTRVRDFPLLESALFVLMSYSTFLIAEASDLTGVVAVLFCGICQAHYTYNNLSPDSRQRTKQLFELLNFLAENFIFSYIGVSMFTFPKHHFDPGFIFAGFLCALLGRAANVYPLSFILNLARKPKISLNYQHMLFFAGLRGAMSFALAIRNTVSDARQAMLTTTSLIVILTVIFQGGATTQFLSWFNIPVGVDEEIEGLSHNGMRSSGGEGGFGDLDMHRERSPPYNSMQDGSVPGGGIKPNEKALLARIWGDFDTRYMKPFLTHSRPTLLETLPVCCGPLARILTTTQQMTQDEAVRKADSDSDFCLEDRELERRRTSVQPVSFHQPNLNYTINPCYQPNSTDATNPDEPYVILNLHRR, translated from the exons ATGGCAGTGAAAGGTCGTACACGAATTTTTCTCCTATTAATTTTCGGTATTTTCCTGTTAAATTCGTGTAACGGAGCTGCGACAGACATTGAATTAGACGCAAAAGCACAGTTATTACATAGACTTGATAGTTTAAATCTtttgttatatacatttttactGATATTAACTGTTTTGACAATATGGACATTTAAGCATCGTCGACTTAGGTTCCTCCATGAAACTGGTTTAGCTGTCATTTATG GTTTAATTATAGGAGCTATAATTCGTTATGGCTTTACAACAAGTAGTACCATTCTCCACATGCCTGTTGTACCAGACAACAGTAGTAAATACAATCAATCAGTTCCTCCAGATACGTTATGGTTACGTTTTCCAGAAGATAAAGGAGGTGGCGTTATTAAGAATAAAACATTTGCTTATTCATTCAGAGGAGAAATTTATAAGCAGGATAATGAAATTGATTTGAag gCTACTTTTGATCCcgagatattttttaatatcattttacCACCAATAATTTTTCATGCTGGCTATAGTTTAAAACGT AAATACTTCTTTAGAAACTTAGGAGCAATTCTTATGTATGCTTTAATCGGAACATCTATATCAGCATTTGTTATTgg AGCTTTGATGTATGCCTTTGTACAATTAATACCGCATCTTTCTGCTTCATTTACATTTTTGGATACTTTATATTTTGGTGCATTAATATCTCCTACGGATCCACTGACAATAATTTcgatttttaatgatttacaCGTAGACGTGAACTTATATGCTTTAGTATTTGGAGAAAGTGtgttaaatgatgcagttgcAATTGTACTTAGTGG TGCTATACAGAATTATGGCGAACGTTATCAATCAGGTTCAGGTGGTTTTGAAACTGTAGCATTTTTCCAAGCATTTGGCGATTTTGTTGGAATATTTAGTTTATCCTTATTTATCGGTGCTACAATGGGATGTATCACCGCATTATTAACTAAATTCACTAGGGTCAGAGATTTTCCTCTTCTAGAATCAGCATTATTTGTTTTAATGTCTTACAGTACATTCTTAATTGCTGAAGCATCCGATCTGACAG GTGTAGTTGCTGTCTTGTTTTGTGGAATTTGTCAAGCACATTATACGTACAATAACTTAAGTCCAGATTCTCGTCAACGAACGAAACAGCTGTTCGAACTTTTGAACTTTTTAgctgaaaattttatattcagTTATATTGGCGTTTCAATGTTTACTTTCCCAAAGCATCATTTTGATCCAGGATTCATTTTTGCTGGATTT CTCTGTGCGTTATTGGGTCGCGCAGCTAATGTATATCCGTTatcttttatattaaatttggcGCGAAAACCGAAGATATCGTTAAATTATCAGCACATGTTATTTTTCGCTGGCTTACGAGGAGCTATGAGTTTCGCTTTGGCTATCAGAAATACTGTGTCCGATGCACGACAAGCTATGTTAACAACGACAAgtttaattgttattttaacAGTTATCTTTCAAGGTGGAGCAACGACACAGTTTTTAAGTTGGTTTAACATACC AGTTGGCGTTGACGAGGAAATAGAAGGATTATCGCATAATGGAATGCGTAGT TCTGGTGGCGAAGGTGGCTTTGGAGATCTGGACATGCATAGGGAAAGAAGTCCTCCG TATAATTCTATGCAGGATGGATCAGTACCAGGCGGTGGAATAAAACCTAATGAAAAAGCATTACTTGCCAGAATCTGGGGTGATTTTGATACTCGCTACATGAAACCATTTTTGACCCACTCCAGGCCTACATTGTTGGAAACATTACCAGTTTGTTGTGGTCCTTTAGCTAGGATTCTTACAACGACACAGCAAATGACACAG GATGAAGCAGTTAGAAAAGCAGATTCAGATTCAGATTTTTGTCTCGAAGATCGTGAACTAGAGCGACGAAGGACTAGTGTTCAACCGGTGAGTTTTCATCAACCTAATCTCAATTACACTATTAATCCGTGCTATCAACCTAACAGCACAGACGCCACTAATCCTGATGAACCTTACGTAATTCTTAATTTACACAGAAGGTAG